The following coding sequences lie in one Arachis ipaensis cultivar K30076 chromosome B05, Araip1.1, whole genome shotgun sequence genomic window:
- the LOC107642535 gene encoding thiosulfate sulfurtransferase 16, chloroplastic isoform X1 — protein sequence MKSVIATSFDVSGACLSSRPSLLNAYHTTSRPSSIVAINYQKEYSSRRIRVEPKFPFRREAGLSGSLEAVGVPTSVPVRVAHELLLAGHRYLDVRTPEEFHAGHAPGAINIPYMFRVGSGMTKNTNFVKEVSSELRKDDEIIVGCQLGKRSMMAATDLLAAGFTGVTDIAGGYAAWTQNNLPTEL from the exons ATGAAATCAGTGATAGCAACATCGTTTGATGTCTCCGGCGCATGTTTGTCTTCACGTCCTTCCCTCCTTAATGCTTACCACACAACCAGCAG GCCTTCATCTATAGTGGCCATCAATTATCAAAAGGAATATAGTAGTAGAAGGATTCGTGTTGAACCCAAGTTTCCATTTCG GAGGGAAGCTGGTTTGAGTGGGAGCTTAGAAGCTGTTGGAGTTCCAACCTCGGTGCCGGTGCGTGTGGCACACGAGCTTCTTCTTGCTGGCCATCGCTATTTGGATGTCAG GACTCCAGAAGAGTTCCATGCAGGACATGCTCCTGGCGCAATTAACATACCTTACATGTTCAGAGTCGGATCAG GGATGACAAAAAACACCAACTTCGTTAAAGAGGTCTCCTCAGAGTTGAGAAAAGATGATGAAATTATTGTA GGGTGTCAGCTCGGTAAAAGGTCCATGATGGCTGCTACTGACTTATTAGCCGCT GGGTTCACCGGAGTAACGGATATAGCTGGTGGTTATGCGGCTTGGACCCAAAATAACCTTCCAACAGAACTGTGA
- the LOC107642535 gene encoding thiosulfate sulfurtransferase 16, chloroplastic isoform X2, translated as MSPAHVCLHVLPSLMLTTQPAGASNQNTPSSIVAINYQKEYSSRRIRVEPKFPFRREAGLSGSLEAVGVPTSVPVRVAHELLLAGHRYLDVRTPEEFHAGHAPGAINIPYMFRVGSGMTKNTNFVKEVSSELRKDDEIIVGCQLGKRSMMAATDLLAAGFTGVTDIAGGYAAWTQNNLPTEL; from the exons ATGTCTCCGGCGCATGTTTGTCTTCACGTCCTTCCCTCCTTAATGCTTACCACACAACCAGCAGGTGCCTCTAATCAAAACAC GCCTTCATCTATAGTGGCCATCAATTATCAAAAGGAATATAGTAGTAGAAGGATTCGTGTTGAACCCAAGTTTCCATTTCG GAGGGAAGCTGGTTTGAGTGGGAGCTTAGAAGCTGTTGGAGTTCCAACCTCGGTGCCGGTGCGTGTGGCACACGAGCTTCTTCTTGCTGGCCATCGCTATTTGGATGTCAG GACTCCAGAAGAGTTCCATGCAGGACATGCTCCTGGCGCAATTAACATACCTTACATGTTCAGAGTCGGATCAG GGATGACAAAAAACACCAACTTCGTTAAAGAGGTCTCCTCAGAGTTGAGAAAAGATGATGAAATTATTGTA GGGTGTCAGCTCGGTAAAAGGTCCATGATGGCTGCTACTGACTTATTAGCCGCT GGGTTCACCGGAGTAACGGATATAGCTGGTGGTTATGCGGCTTGGACCCAAAATAACCTTCCAACAGAACTGTGA
- the LOC107642533 gene encoding serine/threonine-protein kinase STY17 isoform X2, translating to MVIENDIESCGSRAVQSSSSHAHPRHHRQKLEVYNEVLRRIQDSNSDEANVPGFDDQLWLHFNRLPARYALDVNVERAEDVLAHQRLLKLAEDPANRPAFQVRLVQVYPFGGANNVDSMHSDPSEKEDAQSSLNHSFKQGVHPPPTFGSSSNLEALALQNVEDGGSPMGVMPYIQRPMHEITFSTVDKPKLLSQLTSILGELGLNIQEAHAFSTSDGFSLDVFVVEGWPNEETEELKGVLEREILKVKGILSGASEHYQARMEPSPHCIEIPSDGADVWEIDPNQLKYENKVGSGSFGDLYRGTYCSQDVAIKVLKPERISTDMLREFAQEVYIMRKIRHKNVVQFIGACTRPPNLCIVTEFMSRGSLYDFLHKQRGVFKLPSLLKVAIDVSKGMNYLHQNNIIHRDLKTANLLMDENEVVKVADFGVARVQTQSGVMTAETGTYRWMAPELPYSYLTPLQAAVGVVQKGLRPTIPKNTHPRLSELLQRCWQQDPLLRPDFSEIKEILQQIAKEVNEDKDRHKEKSSHSHGFLSTLRRGHH from the exons ATGGTGATTGAGAACGACATTGAGAGCTGTGGGAGCAGGGCGGTGCAGTCCTCGTCGTCTCACGCGCATCCACGTCATCACCGCCAGAAGCTAGAGGTCTACAATGAGGTCCTCCGCCGTATTCAGGACTCAAATTCCGACGAAGCTAACGTCCCTGGCTTCGACGATCAACTCTGGCTTCACTTCAATCGTCTTCCCGCTAG GTATGCTTTGGATGTGAACGTGGAGAGGGCAGAGGACGTTCTTGCTCATCAGAGATTACTCAAGCTCGCTGAGGACCCCGCTAATCGACCAGCATTTCAAGTTCGCTTAGTACAG GTATATCCTTTTGGTGGTGCCAATAATGTTGATTCCATGCACTCAGATCCTTCTGAGAAAGAAGATGCACAAAGTTCTCTTAACCATTCATTTAAGCAGGG AGTTCATCCCCCGCCTACTTTTGGTTCATCCTCTAATCTTGAAGCTCTTGCACTTCAAAATGTTGAAGATGGGGGCAGTCCTATGGGTGTGATGCCATATATTCAGCG GCCCATGCACGAGATCACTTTTTCAACAGTTGACAAACCTAAACTGCTTAGTCAG TTAACCTCAATTCTTGGTGAGCTTGGACTGAACATTCAGGAAGCTCATGCCTTTTCAACCTCTGATGGGTTTTCTCTGGATGTCTTTGTTGTTGAGGGATGGCCTAATGAG GAAACTGAGGAGCTTAAAGGTGTTCTGGAAAGGGAAATTTTGAAGGTTAAG GGCATACTTTCTGGTGCCAGTGAACATTACCAGGCAAGGATGGAACCATCCCCACATTGCATAGAAATACCATCTGATGGAGCTGATGTATGGGAAATTGATCCCAACCAGCTCAAATATGAAAACAAAGTGGGCTCTGGATCATTTGGTGACTT GTACAGGGGTACATATTGCAGTCAGGATGTGGCTATCAAAGTTCTTAAGCCTGAACGCATAAGTACAGATATGTTGAGGGAGTTTGCACAGGAAGTTTATATCATGAG GAAAATTCGACACAAAAATGTTGTTCAGTTCATCGGTGCATGTACTCGGCCACCAAATCTTTGTATAGTTACGG AGTTTATGTCTAGAGGAAGCTTATATGACTTTCTGCACAAACAAAGGGGTGTATTTAAGCTCCCATCTTTACTAAAAGTAGCGATTGATGTTTCCAAGGGAATGAACTATTTGcaccaaaataatataattcacaGAGATCTGAAGACTGCCAATCTTCTGATGGATGAAAATGAA GTGGTCAAGGTTGCTGATTTTGGGGTTGCAAGAGTGCAAACTCAATCGGGAGTGATGACTGCCGAAACTGGAACATACCGCTGGATGGCTCCTGAG CTACCATACTCTTACTTGACCCCATTGCAAGCAGCAGTTGGCGTGGTGCAGAAG GGCCTACGGCCTACAATCCCCAAAAATACACATCCAAGACTTTCTGAATTGCTCCAGCGGTGCTGGCAGCAAGATCCATTGCTGAGACCGGATTTCtctgaaattaaagaaattctTCAGCAGATAGCAAAAgag GTCAATGAAGATAAAGATCGACACAAAGAAAAGTCATCCCATTCCCACGGCTTTCTCTCAACACTAAGACGTGGCCATCACTGA
- the LOC107642533 gene encoding serine/threonine-protein kinase STY17 isoform X1 has product MVIENDIESCGSRAVQSSSSHAHPRHHRQKLEVYNEVLRRIQDSNSDEANVPGFDDQLWLHFNRLPARYALDVNVERAEDVLAHQRLLKLAEDPANRPAFQVRLVQVYPFGGANNVDSMHSDPSEKEDAQSSLNHSFKQGVHPPPTFGSSSNLEALALQNVEDGGSPMGVMPYIQRPMHEITFSTVDKPKLLSQLTSILGELGLNIQEAHAFSTSDGFSLDVFVVEGWPNEETEELKGVLEREILKVKGILSGASEHYQARMEPSPHCIEIPSDGADVWEIDPNQLKYENKVGSGSFGDLYRGTYCSQDVAIKVLKPERISTDMLREFAQEVYIMRKIRHKNVVQFIGACTRPPNLCIVTEFMSRGSLYDFLHKQRGVFKLPSLLKVAIDVSKGMNYLHQNNIIHRDLKTANLLMDENEVVKVADFGVARVQTQSGVMTAETGTYRWMAPEVIEHKPYDQKADVFSFGIALWELLTGELPYSYLTPLQAAVGVVQKGLRPTIPKNTHPRLSELLQRCWQQDPLLRPDFSEIKEILQQIAKEVNEDKDRHKEKSSHSHGFLSTLRRGHH; this is encoded by the exons ATGGTGATTGAGAACGACATTGAGAGCTGTGGGAGCAGGGCGGTGCAGTCCTCGTCGTCTCACGCGCATCCACGTCATCACCGCCAGAAGCTAGAGGTCTACAATGAGGTCCTCCGCCGTATTCAGGACTCAAATTCCGACGAAGCTAACGTCCCTGGCTTCGACGATCAACTCTGGCTTCACTTCAATCGTCTTCCCGCTAG GTATGCTTTGGATGTGAACGTGGAGAGGGCAGAGGACGTTCTTGCTCATCAGAGATTACTCAAGCTCGCTGAGGACCCCGCTAATCGACCAGCATTTCAAGTTCGCTTAGTACAG GTATATCCTTTTGGTGGTGCCAATAATGTTGATTCCATGCACTCAGATCCTTCTGAGAAAGAAGATGCACAAAGTTCTCTTAACCATTCATTTAAGCAGGG AGTTCATCCCCCGCCTACTTTTGGTTCATCCTCTAATCTTGAAGCTCTTGCACTTCAAAATGTTGAAGATGGGGGCAGTCCTATGGGTGTGATGCCATATATTCAGCG GCCCATGCACGAGATCACTTTTTCAACAGTTGACAAACCTAAACTGCTTAGTCAG TTAACCTCAATTCTTGGTGAGCTTGGACTGAACATTCAGGAAGCTCATGCCTTTTCAACCTCTGATGGGTTTTCTCTGGATGTCTTTGTTGTTGAGGGATGGCCTAATGAG GAAACTGAGGAGCTTAAAGGTGTTCTGGAAAGGGAAATTTTGAAGGTTAAG GGCATACTTTCTGGTGCCAGTGAACATTACCAGGCAAGGATGGAACCATCCCCACATTGCATAGAAATACCATCTGATGGAGCTGATGTATGGGAAATTGATCCCAACCAGCTCAAATATGAAAACAAAGTGGGCTCTGGATCATTTGGTGACTT GTACAGGGGTACATATTGCAGTCAGGATGTGGCTATCAAAGTTCTTAAGCCTGAACGCATAAGTACAGATATGTTGAGGGAGTTTGCACAGGAAGTTTATATCATGAG GAAAATTCGACACAAAAATGTTGTTCAGTTCATCGGTGCATGTACTCGGCCACCAAATCTTTGTATAGTTACGG AGTTTATGTCTAGAGGAAGCTTATATGACTTTCTGCACAAACAAAGGGGTGTATTTAAGCTCCCATCTTTACTAAAAGTAGCGATTGATGTTTCCAAGGGAATGAACTATTTGcaccaaaataatataattcacaGAGATCTGAAGACTGCCAATCTTCTGATGGATGAAAATGAA GTGGTCAAGGTTGCTGATTTTGGGGTTGCAAGAGTGCAAACTCAATCGGGAGTGATGACTGCCGAAACTGGAACATACCGCTGGATGGCTCCTGAG GTCATTGAACACAAACCGTATGACCAGAAGGCAGATGTTTTTAGTTTTGGAATAGCTCTTTGGGAGCTTTTAACGGGAGAA CTACCATACTCTTACTTGACCCCATTGCAAGCAGCAGTTGGCGTGGTGCAGAAG GGCCTACGGCCTACAATCCCCAAAAATACACATCCAAGACTTTCTGAATTGCTCCAGCGGTGCTGGCAGCAAGATCCATTGCTGAGACCGGATTTCtctgaaattaaagaaattctTCAGCAGATAGCAAAAgag GTCAATGAAGATAAAGATCGACACAAAGAAAAGTCATCCCATTCCCACGGCTTTCTCTCAACACTAAGACGTGGCCATCACTGA
- the LOC110271881 gene encoding pentatricopeptide repeat-containing protein At2g40240, mitochondrial-like, producing the protein MGALFCASTIRRIRIALTQTVSLSLTNAAGSSGDFHALRDALNKRIQDNCFNTKSIFDFITDETFSFSLLNHLLQTLSTLNCSVTRKNAFDSLITCLASSNALMTRSTSSNIWHILMPKAAAPVRPPSTPS; encoded by the exons ATGGGAGCGTTGTTCTGTGCAAGCACAATACGCAGAATACGTATTGCATTGACACAGACTGT ATCTCTCTCTCTCACCAATGCTGCTGGAAGCTCCGGCGACTTCCATGCTCTCCGCGACGCTCTCAACAAGCGCATCCAAGACAACTGCTTCAACACAAAGTCCATCTTCGACTTCATCACCGACGAAACCTTCTCCTTTTCCCTCCTCAACCACCTCCTTCAAACCCTATCCACCCTCAACTGCAGCGTCACTCGCAAGAACGCGTTCGATTCCCTCATCACGTGCCTTGCAAGCTCCAACGCGTTGATGACACGTTCCACGTCATCAAATATATGGCACATACTGATGCCGAAGGCTGCCGCCCCAGTGCGACCACCTTCTACCCCGTCCTGA